In Thermus thermamylovorans, the genomic window CCGCGTAGCCGAAGGGGATATCACCGAGTTCCAGGGGGACGCCATCGTCAACGCCGCCAACAACCACCTGAAGCTCGGGGCCGGGGTGGCAGGGGCCATCCTCAGGAAAGGGGGGCTCTCCATCCAGGAGGAATGCGACCGCATCGGCCCCATCCGGGTGGGCGAGGCGGCGGTCACGGGAGGGGGGAACCTGGGGGTGCGCTACGTGATCCACGCTGCCGTCCTGGGGGACGAGCCCGCAAGCCTAGAGAGCGTGCGCCAGGCCACC contains:
- a CDS encoding macro domain-containing protein; translation: MARIRVAEGDITEFQGDAIVNAANNHLKLGAGVAGAILRKGGLSIQEECDRIGPIRVGEAAVTGGGNLGVRYVIHAAVLGDEPASLESVRQATRSALEKAGELGLKTVAFPLLGTGVGGLPVAKVAQAMLEEIKRAPDTLEVTLYGYRKEDAEAIRQAL